The following coding sequences lie in one Desulfovibrio aminophilus DSM 12254 genomic window:
- the dapB gene encoding 4-hydroxy-tetrahydrodipicolinate reductase, whose amino-acid sequence MSCKVIIMGAGGRMGGTLVRLARAGGDFELAGVVERPDRLGEVQSLGYPAAGNLDALLPQAPGAVIIDFTAPEASVDMARTAKRHGNPAVIGTTGLTPEQQEELRSIARDVPLFWSPNMSVGVNVLLKVLPELARMLGPAYDLEMFEVHHNRKKDAPSGTAIKLAQCLAEARGWDYDKVRNYGREGIIGARPVEEIGVQTLRGGDVVGEHTVFFFGPGERVEVTHRAHSRDTFAQGALRAAKWLAGQKPGRLYGMADMF is encoded by the coding sequence ATGAGCTGCAAGGTCATCATCATGGGCGCCGGCGGGCGCATGGGCGGCACCCTCGTGCGCCTGGCGCGGGCCGGAGGAGATTTCGAACTGGCGGGCGTGGTGGAGCGCCCCGACCGTCTGGGCGAGGTCCAGAGCCTGGGTTATCCGGCGGCGGGCAATCTGGATGCTCTGCTGCCCCAGGCTCCGGGAGCGGTCATCATCGACTTCACGGCCCCTGAAGCCTCCGTGGACATGGCCCGTACGGCCAAGCGCCACGGCAACCCGGCTGTCATCGGCACCACCGGCCTGACCCCGGAACAGCAGGAGGAACTGCGCTCCATCGCCCGGGACGTGCCCCTGTTCTGGTCCCCGAACATGAGCGTGGGCGTGAACGTTCTGCTCAAGGTTCTGCCCGAACTGGCTCGCATGCTCGGCCCGGCCTATGACCTGGAGATGTTCGAGGTGCACCACAACCGCAAGAAGGACGCGCCCAGCGGCACGGCCATCAAGCTGGCCCAGTGCCTGGCCGAGGCCCGGGGCTGGGACTACGACAAGGTCAGGAATTATGGCCGCGAGGGGATCATCGGCGCGCGTCCCGTGGAGGAGATCGGCGTGCAGACCCTGCGCGGCGGGGACGTGGTTGGTGAGCACACGGTGTTCTTCTTCGGCCCGGGCGAACGGGTCGAAGTGACCCATCGGGCCCATTCCCGGGATACCTTCGCCCAGGGCGCGTTGCGCGCGGCCAAGTGGCTCGCGGGCCAGAAGCCCGGCAGGCTTTACGGCATGGCCGACATGTTCTAG
- a CDS encoding phenylacetate--CoA ligase family protein — MIFDVDMETLPREDLEALQLRRLQALAERVYENVPFYRKRFEERGLKPGDIKSLADIRLLPFTEKQDLRNHYPFGLFAVSRDNIVRIHSSSGTTGKATVVGYTRRDIRNWSRLMGRCFAAAGVTSHDLVHNAYGYGLFTGGLGAHYGAEELGATVIPVSGGGTRRQAMLLRDFGATVICSTPSYCLHLAEVAHEMGIDFKGLPLRIGIFGAEPWSDTMRKELEATLGLTAIDIYGLSEIMGPGVGIECAEAQNGLHLMEDHFLVEVIDPVTGENLPNGEIGELVITTLTKEAIPLLRYRTRDLTCLNTAPCRCGRTLARMKRVQGRSDDMLIIRGVNVFPSQIETILLETDGLSPHYQLIVTRDGNLDNLEVQVEVDERLFSDAIKNLQRVESKVQKNIKEFLGVTARVKLVEPRTIQRSEGKAKRIVDMRNQPQA; from the coding sequence ATGATTTTTGACGTGGACATGGAAACCCTGCCCCGGGAGGATCTGGAGGCCTTGCAGCTCCGCCGCCTCCAGGCCCTGGCCGAACGGGTTTACGAGAACGTGCCCTTCTACCGCAAGCGCTTCGAGGAGCGCGGCCTCAAACCCGGCGACATCAAGAGCCTGGCCGACATCCGACTCCTGCCCTTCACCGAGAAGCAGGATCTGCGCAACCACTACCCCTTCGGCCTTTTCGCCGTGTCCCGCGACAACATCGTGCGTATCCACTCCTCCTCCGGCACCACGGGCAAGGCCACGGTGGTCGGCTACACCCGCCGCGACATCCGCAACTGGAGCCGGCTCATGGGCCGCTGCTTCGCCGCCGCCGGCGTGACCAGCCACGACTTGGTGCATAACGCGTACGGCTACGGCCTGTTCACCGGCGGCCTGGGCGCTCACTACGGCGCCGAGGAACTCGGCGCCACGGTCATCCCGGTGTCCGGCGGCGGCACCCGCCGCCAGGCCATGCTCCTGCGCGACTTCGGAGCCACGGTCATCTGCAGCACCCCCTCCTACTGCCTGCACCTGGCCGAGGTGGCCCACGAAATGGGCATCGACTTCAAGGGCCTGCCCCTGCGCATCGGCATCTTCGGAGCCGAGCCCTGGAGCGACACCATGCGCAAGGAGCTGGAGGCCACCCTCGGCCTGACCGCCATCGACATCTACGGCCTGTCCGAGATCATGGGCCCGGGCGTGGGCATCGAATGCGCCGAGGCCCAGAACGGCCTGCACCTCATGGAAGATCACTTCCTGGTGGAGGTCATCGACCCCGTGACCGGCGAGAATCTGCCCAACGGCGAGATCGGCGAACTGGTCATCACCACCTTGACCAAGGAGGCCATCCCGCTGCTGCGCTACCGCACCCGCGACCTGACCTGCCTGAACACCGCGCCCTGCCGCTGCGGCCGCACCCTGGCGCGAATGAAGCGGGTCCAGGGCCGCAGCGACGACATGCTCATCATCCGGGGCGTGAACGTCTTCCCCTCGCAGATCGAGACCATCCTCCTGGAGACCGACGGCCTCTCCCCGCACTACCAGCTCATCGTCACCCGCGACGGCAACCTGGACAACCTGGAGGTTCAGGTGGAGGTGGACGAGCGCCTGTTCTCCGACGCCATCAAGAATTTACAACGCGTGGAATCCAAGGTACAAAAAAACATCAAGGAATTCCTGGGTGTCACGGCCCGGGTCAAACTCGTGGAGCCGCGCACCATCCAACGTTCCGAGGGCAAGGCCAAACGCATCGTGGACATGCGCAACCAACCCCAGGCGTAG
- a CDS encoding Hpt domain-containing protein encodes MHDPITTAWMEEMTAKRPALVARMFTVFLEEEPKRLEAVRQALAAGDAETLRFLAHSLKGASAALGAETLRGHCLALEQAAGSGDLPAASGCLSDLEAEMERVFAFMRGHLDHAATS; translated from the coding sequence GTGCATGACCCCATCACCACCGCTTGGATGGAGGAAATGACCGCCAAGCGCCCGGCCTTGGTGGCCCGTATGTTCACGGTCTTTCTGGAGGAGGAGCCCAAGCGGCTGGAGGCCGTGCGCCAAGCCCTGGCCGCCGGGGACGCCGAAACTCTGCGCTTCCTGGCCCATTCGCTCAAGGGGGCGTCGGCCGCCCTGGGAGCGGAAACCCTGCGCGGCCACTGCCTGGCCCTGGAACAGGCGGCCGGGTCGGGCGACCTGCCGGCCGCCTCTGGTTGCCTGTCGGACCTGGAGGCCGAGATGGAACGCGTCTTCGCCTTCATGCGCGGCCACCTGGACCACGCCGCCACAAGCTGA
- the ligA gene encoding NAD-dependent DNA ligase LigA, whose product MTSPAARVRELRELVEHHNRRYYEQDAPEITDAEYDALFRELSELEELHPELADPNSPTRRVGGAPAEGFATYRHRRPMFSLDNAMSLEEWREFAGQKLVNAFREATQRAALEDVARSLGRSLDEAESLKLGRRVRQMVETRLLESREGGWADLLRDMDAVLPPPLLDRDPGSRLAGLRRLALGVPDPAAALRIFWVDPKMDGLALEVVYEEGVLTVAATRGDGETGEEVTRNMRTVRNLPLTLRPEGGPVPRVLEVRGEVVIAKTAFEILNRRQAAAGAKTFANPRNAAAGSIRQLDPKVAAARPLRFLAYGVGLVEWDGGAPGWNSQAEIMSGLAALGFSIPPEARLCAAPEEVEAFFLKLGEERESLPFEIDGVVAKADSLALQRELGETARAPRWALALKFPAQQAKTKLLDIAVQVGRTGVLTPVAVLEPVRLAGVEVSSATLHNRDMVESLGLMLGDLVIVQRAGDVIPQVVRAVVEERDGSEEPWPFPSICPRCGSEVVRLPGEVAVRCPNLSCPARLIQGLVHFVSKAGLDMQGVGARWVEKLAEDGHLKSPVDLFVLTKDVLLGYEGMGSKSAENFLAAVELAKSAPLHRFLSALGIEQVGEQTARTLAQAYADLDALALAGEAELKTLPDIGPRVAASIRAFFDNEENRELLRRFKELGLWPRGEAAPSGLPLAGKTFIFTGGLPGMSRSEAEALVEKLGGRAASSMSRRLDYVVAGEGTGSKLAKARDWGLTVLDFPAFQDVVREAEARLTPREES is encoded by the coding sequence ATGACATCCCCCGCCGCCAGGGTCCGCGAGTTGCGGGAACTGGTGGAGCATCATAACCGCCGCTATTATGAGCAGGACGCCCCGGAGATCACGGACGCCGAATACGACGCCCTTTTCCGGGAGCTGTCGGAGCTGGAAGAACTCCACCCCGAATTGGCCGACCCGAACTCTCCCACCCGGCGCGTGGGCGGGGCTCCGGCCGAGGGCTTCGCCACCTACCGCCACCGGCGGCCCATGTTCAGCCTGGACAACGCCATGAGCCTGGAGGAGTGGCGCGAGTTCGCCGGACAGAAGCTGGTCAACGCCTTTCGCGAGGCCACCCAGCGCGCTGCCCTGGAGGATGTGGCCCGATCTCTGGGCCGGAGTCTGGACGAGGCCGAAAGCCTCAAGCTGGGACGCCGCGTGCGACAGATGGTCGAGACGCGTCTTCTGGAATCCCGCGAGGGCGGCTGGGCCGACCTGCTGCGCGACATGGATGCCGTGTTGCCTCCGCCGCTGCTGGATCGCGATCCCGGCTCCAGGCTGGCGGGTCTGCGGCGTCTGGCCCTGGGCGTCCCCGATCCCGCCGCCGCGCTGCGGATTTTCTGGGTGGACCCCAAGATGGACGGGCTGGCCCTGGAGGTCGTCTACGAGGAGGGCGTCCTGACCGTGGCCGCCACGCGCGGCGACGGCGAGACCGGCGAGGAGGTGACCCGGAACATGCGCACCGTGCGCAACCTGCCGCTGACCCTGCGGCCGGAGGGCGGCCCCGTGCCCCGGGTGCTGGAGGTGCGCGGCGAAGTGGTCATCGCCAAGACCGCCTTCGAGATACTCAACCGTCGCCAGGCCGCCGCCGGAGCCAAGACCTTCGCCAATCCTCGCAACGCGGCGGCCGGGTCCATCCGCCAGCTCGACCCCAAGGTGGCCGCCGCCCGGCCCCTGCGTTTCCTGGCCTACGGCGTGGGGCTGGTGGAGTGGGACGGCGGCGCGCCGGGCTGGAACTCCCAGGCGGAGATCATGAGCGGTCTGGCCGCGCTCGGCTTCTCCATTCCTCCCGAGGCCCGGCTCTGCGCCGCGCCCGAGGAGGTCGAGGCCTTCTTTTTGAAGCTCGGCGAGGAGCGCGAGTCCCTGCCTTTCGAAATCGACGGGGTGGTGGCCAAGGCCGACTCCCTGGCCCTGCAGCGTGAGCTGGGCGAAACCGCCCGCGCCCCGCGCTGGGCGCTGGCCCTCAAGTTCCCGGCCCAGCAAGCCAAGACGAAGCTCCTGGACATCGCCGTGCAGGTGGGCCGCACCGGCGTGCTCACGCCCGTGGCCGTGTTGGAACCCGTGCGCCTGGCCGGGGTGGAGGTCTCCAGCGCCACCCTGCACAACCGGGACATGGTTGAATCCCTTGGGCTCATGCTGGGCGACCTGGTCATCGTGCAGCGGGCTGGGGACGTGATCCCGCAGGTGGTCCGGGCCGTGGTCGAGGAGCGCGACGGGAGCGAGGAGCCCTGGCCGTTCCCCTCCATCTGTCCGCGTTGCGGTTCCGAGGTGGTGCGTCTCCCCGGCGAGGTGGCGGTGCGTTGCCCCAACCTCTCCTGCCCGGCCCGTCTGATCCAGGGGTTGGTCCATTTCGTGTCCAAGGCCGGTTTGGACATGCAGGGCGTGGGCGCGCGCTGGGTCGAGAAGCTGGCCGAGGATGGGCACCTGAAATCCCCGGTCGACCTGTTCGTCCTGACCAAGGACGTCCTGCTCGGCTACGAGGGCATGGGCTCCAAGTCCGCCGAGAACTTCCTGGCCGCAGTGGAACTGGCCAAGTCCGCGCCGCTGCACCGCTTTTTGAGCGCCCTGGGCATCGAGCAGGTGGGGGAGCAGACCGCGCGCACCCTGGCCCAGGCCTACGCCGACCTGGACGCTCTGGCCCTGGCCGGGGAAGCGGAGCTGAAGACCCTGCCGGACATCGGCCCGCGCGTGGCCGCCAGCATCCGGGCCTTCTTCGACAACGAGGAAAACCGCGAACTGCTGCGCCGCTTCAAGGAACTGGGGCTCTGGCCCAGGGGCGAGGCCGCGCCGTCCGGCTTGCCGTTGGCCGGGAAAACGTTCATCTTCACAGGTGGCCTGCCGGGCATGTCACGTTCCGAGGCCGAGGCCTTGGTGGAGAAATTGGGCGGCAGGGCGGCCTCGTCCATGTCGCGCCGTCTTGATTACGTGGTCGCCGGCGAGGGCACCGGAAGCAAGCTGGCCAAGGCCCGCGACTGGGGCCTGACCGTACTGGATTTCCCGGCCTTCCAGGACGTGGTCCGGGAGGCCGAGGCACGGCTGACGCCGAGGGAGGAATCATGA
- a CDS encoding potassium channel family protein, whose translation MSGLTLKARLYRFRQRYGHFWQILVAFMTLSVVFVAGMIGYMTLEGWNLLESFYMMVITLATVGFQEVRPLSDQGRLMTALIILAGVGGFAYLVGAFSQVLVEGHLHNFWGRLKVQKRIEKLNGHFIVCGFGRIGSVVVREIRAEGQPVVVIEHSPEALEKMRQEDILFVEGDATNDEILQQAGLMRAKSLITALTDEAANVYVTLTARQLNPEVSIIARAADPGHVARLQMAGADRVVLPNLIGGVRMAQSVLRPTVTNFLDLALRANIDLQMEELAVLPTSQVAGQDLMASQIRPRFNLIIIAIQKISGEMVFNPGPREIIEAGDTLLAVGRKTDLMKFQEVL comes from the coding sequence ATGTCCGGACTGACGCTCAAGGCCCGCCTGTACCGCTTCCGACAACGCTACGGCCATTTCTGGCAAATTCTCGTGGCCTTCATGACCTTGAGCGTGGTCTTCGTGGCCGGAATGATCGGCTACATGACCCTGGAAGGCTGGAACCTTCTGGAAAGCTTCTACATGATGGTCATCACCCTGGCCACCGTGGGCTTCCAGGAAGTGCGTCCGCTTTCGGACCAGGGGCGGCTCATGACCGCCCTGATCATCTTGGCCGGGGTGGGCGGTTTCGCCTATCTGGTGGGCGCGTTCTCGCAGGTTTTGGTGGAAGGCCACCTGCACAATTTCTGGGGGAGGCTCAAGGTGCAGAAGCGCATCGAAAAGTTGAACGGGCACTTCATCGTCTGCGGATTCGGCCGCATCGGCAGCGTGGTGGTGCGGGAGATCCGGGCCGAGGGCCAGCCCGTGGTGGTCATCGAGCATTCCCCGGAAGCCCTGGAGAAGATGCGCCAGGAGGACATCCTCTTCGTGGAGGGCGACGCCACCAACGACGAGATTCTTCAGCAGGCCGGGCTCATGCGGGCGAAGTCCCTGATCACCGCCCTCACCGACGAGGCCGCCAACGTCTACGTGACTCTCACCGCGCGTCAGCTCAATCCCGAGGTGAGCATCATCGCCCGGGCCGCCGACCCCGGGCACGTGGCCCGGCTTCAGATGGCCGGGGCCGACCGCGTGGTCCTGCCGAATCTCATCGGCGGGGTGCGCATGGCCCAGAGCGTGCTGCGGCCCACGGTGACGAACTTCCTCGATTTGGCCCTGCGCGCCAACATCGACCTCCAGATGGAGGAGCTGGCCGTTCTGCCCACGTCCCAGGTGGCGGGCCAGGATCTCATGGCGTCCCAGATTCGTCCGCGTTTCAACCTGATCATCATCGCCATCCAGAAGATTTCCGGCGAGATGGTCTTCAACCCCGGTCCGCGCGAGATCATCGAGGCCGGAGACACCCTTCTGGCCGTCGGCCGCAAGACCGACCTGATGAAGTTCCAGGAAGTGCTGTGA
- a CDS encoding RtcB family protein has protein sequence MDISRLVRISDHQWRLPPRDGMRAPAVFFGSEPLLRAMEEDVARQLSGVATLPGIVSAAWAMPDAHSGYGFPIGGVAAFDPVEGVVSAGGVGFDIACGVRTLTTSLDREDLLTVQAPLADALALAVPSGVGQGGPLRLDQAEIDRMLRGGASWAVGRGFGAPGDLARCEEHGRMDGAAPGAVSAEAKARIRDQIGTLGSGNHYLEVQWVAEVFDPPLADGFGLRPGQVLISIHCGSRGLGHQIGQDFLPRMLAEAPRHGLTPGDPELACAPLCSDLGREYLAAMACGVNCALANRQVIAHMVRQAFGSVLPGVRLNLLYDVCHNTCRREEHVLDGRRRTLYVHRKGATRAFGPGHPGLPPDLTALGQPVLVGGSMGTSSYILAGIDENPALDSACHGAGRAMSRTRAKKSFRGRDVAESLRRRGIFLRAKDLRDVAEEAPGAYKDVNLVIASAAAAGLAKPVVRVEPLICVKG, from the coding sequence ATGGACATCTCCCGTCTGGTCCGGATTTCGGACCACCAGTGGCGACTTCCCCCTCGGGACGGCATGCGCGCGCCCGCCGTTTTCTTCGGTTCGGAGCCCCTGCTTCGGGCCATGGAGGAGGATGTGGCCCGGCAACTGAGCGGCGTGGCCACCCTGCCGGGCATCGTCTCGGCGGCCTGGGCCATGCCCGACGCCCACTCCGGTTACGGCTTCCCCATCGGCGGCGTGGCCGCCTTCGATCCGGTCGAGGGTGTGGTCTCGGCGGGCGGCGTAGGCTTCGACATCGCTTGCGGGGTACGCACCCTGACCACCAGCCTGGACCGCGAGGATCTGCTCACCGTCCAGGCCCCCCTGGCCGACGCCCTGGCCCTGGCCGTTCCCTCGGGCGTGGGACAGGGCGGGCCCCTGCGCCTGGACCAGGCGGAAATCGATCGTATGTTGCGCGGCGGGGCGTCCTGGGCCGTGGGCCGGGGTTTCGGCGCGCCCGGCGATCTGGCCCGATGCGAGGAACACGGCCGCATGGATGGGGCCGCCCCGGGCGCGGTCTCGGCCGAGGCCAAGGCCCGCATCCGCGACCAGATCGGCACCCTGGGCTCGGGCAACCACTACCTGGAAGTGCAATGGGTGGCCGAGGTCTTCGATCCCCCGCTGGCCGACGGCTTCGGCCTGCGACCGGGACAGGTGCTGATCTCCATCCATTGCGGCTCACGCGGCCTGGGGCACCAGATCGGCCAGGACTTTCTGCCGCGCATGCTGGCCGAAGCCCCTCGCCACGGCCTGACGCCGGGCGACCCGGAACTGGCCTGCGCCCCCCTGTGCTCGGATCTGGGCCGCGAATACCTGGCGGCCATGGCCTGCGGCGTGAACTGCGCCCTGGCCAACCGGCAGGTCATCGCCCACATGGTCCGCCAAGCCTTCGGCAGCGTACTGCCCGGCGTCCGCCTGAATCTGCTCTACGACGTCTGCCACAATACCTGCCGCCGCGAGGAGCACGTGTTGGACGGCCGACGCCGGACGCTCTACGTCCACCGCAAGGGCGCCACCCGCGCCTTCGGCCCCGGCCACCCCGGCCTGCCTCCGGACCTGACGGCCCTGGGGCAGCCGGTGCTGGTGGGCGGCAGCATGGGCACGTCCTCCTACATCCTGGCCGGAATCGACGAAAATCCCGCTCTGGACTCCGCCTGCCACGGCGCGGGCCGGGCCATGAGCCGCACTCGGGCCAAAAAAAGCTTTCGAGGACGGGATGTTGCCGAGTCGTTGCGGCGCAGGGGCATTTTTCTTCGCGCCAAAGACCTTCGGGACGTTGCCGAAGAGGCTCCGGGAGCGTACAAGGACGTGAATCTCGTTATCGCGTCCGCGGCGGCGGCCGGGCTGGCGAAGCCCGTGGTCCGCGTGGAGCCGCTGATCTGCGTCAAGGGGTGA
- the rsfS gene encoding ribosome silencing factor, whose product MTSESKKQKFNVIPGPEKAALLAFWLSEKQALDVRALDVRGLSSVSDAVLVATAKNLRHGKALADHVLDRCGEHRFEYLGMEGYQAGEWVLLDLNDVVVHIFQNDQRRFYNIEGMWSEAPEIAFEGADGDADE is encoded by the coding sequence ATGACGTCTGAAAGCAAGAAGCAGAAATTCAATGTCATCCCCGGTCCGGAGAAGGCCGCCCTGCTGGCCTTCTGGCTGAGCGAGAAACAGGCCCTCGACGTGCGCGCCCTGGACGTGCGCGGGCTGTCCTCGGTGAGCGACGCCGTGCTCGTGGCCACTGCCAAGAACCTGCGCCACGGCAAGGCCCTGGCCGATCACGTGCTGGACCGCTGCGGCGAACACCGCTTCGAGTACCTCGGCATGGAGGGCTACCAGGCCGGGGAATGGGTTCTGCTGGACCTGAACGACGTGGTGGTCCACATCTTCCAGAACGATCAGCGCCGCTTCTACAACATCGAGGGCATGTGGTCCGAGGCCCCGGAAATCGCCTTCGAGGGCGCGGACGGAGACGCGGACGAATGA
- a CDS encoding ACT domain-containing protein — protein MKVDQLSIFLENRAGRLAEVTRLLSEAKVNIRALSLADTSDFGILRLIVSDFEKAREILKQNGFTVGRTSVVAVEVDDTPGGLHRILDMLRDTKVNVEYMYAFVQQSGSNAIIIFRFDRTDQAIEVLQKNNIPIVPGDKLYNL, from the coding sequence ATGAAGGTCGATCAGCTCTCCATCTTCCTGGAAAACCGGGCCGGGCGCCTGGCCGAGGTGACCCGGCTCCTGTCCGAAGCCAAGGTCAACATCCGCGCCCTGTCCCTGGCCGACACCTCGGACTTCGGCATCCTTCGGCTCATCGTCTCGGACTTCGAGAAGGCTCGCGAGATCCTCAAGCAGAACGGCTTCACCGTGGGCCGGACCAGCGTGGTGGCTGTGGAGGTGGACGACACTCCCGGCGGTCTGCACCGCATCCTGGACATGCTCCGGGACACCAAGGTCAACGTGGAGTACATGTACGCCTTCGTGCAGCAGAGCGGCAGCAACGCCATCATCATCTTCCGCTTCGACCGCACGGACCAGGCCATCGAGGTGCTCCAAAAGAACAACATCCCCATCGTGCCAGGGGACAAGCTCTACAACCTCTAG
- a CDS encoding nitroreductase family protein translates to MTLRDLVLRNRSVRRFHQDRPVDLNTLEELTDLARHTASAGNLQPLRYVLCAAPAMNAAVFDCLGWAAYLKDWPGPEEGERPAAYIVVCQDTTVAATVDCDHGIASQTILLGAVEKGLSGCILASVNRKKLARILDLPESLTILLVLALGQAAENVILEETAPGGDIRYWRDAAGTHHVPKRGLGEIIARRYGGGKNTEHA, encoded by the coding sequence ATGACACTGCGCGATCTCGTGCTTCGAAACCGTTCCGTGCGCCGCTTCCATCAGGACAGGCCCGTGGACCTGAATACCCTCGAGGAACTGACGGACTTGGCCCGGCACACGGCCTCGGCCGGGAACCTGCAACCCCTGCGCTACGTTCTTTGCGCCGCCCCGGCGATGAACGCGGCGGTTTTCGACTGCCTCGGCTGGGCCGCCTATCTCAAGGACTGGCCCGGCCCGGAGGAGGGCGAGCGCCCGGCGGCCTATATCGTGGTCTGTCAGGATACGACCGTGGCCGCCACGGTGGACTGCGACCACGGCATCGCCTCCCAGACCATCCTTTTGGGCGCGGTGGAGAAGGGTCTTTCCGGTTGCATCCTGGCCTCGGTGAACCGCAAGAAGCTGGCCCGGATTCTGGATCTGCCGGAATCCCTGACCATTCTTCTTGTTTTGGCCCTGGGCCAGGCCGCCGAGAACGTGATTCTGGAGGAAACCGCCCCGGGCGGAGACATCCGTTATTGGCGCGACGCGGCGGGCACGCACCACGTACCCAAGCGAGGGCTTGGCGAAATCATCGCGCGCCGCTATGGTGGCGGGAAGAACACGGAGCACGCATGA
- the uvrB gene encoding excinuclease ABC subunit UvrB: MSEFRLVSEFRPTGDQPQAIEALCGNLSAGVRDQVLLGVTGSGKTFTMAQVVARLGRPALVLAPNKTLAAQLYNEFKTFFPHNAVEYFVSYYDYYQPEAYLPHTDTFIEKDSSINDDIDKLRHAATHALLTRRDVLIVASVSCIYGLGSPEYYAKMIIPVEEGQALSMESLLARLVEVHYERNDYDFHRGTFRVRGDAVEIIPAYARERALRLTFFGDEIESILETDPLTGAVTARLKKTVIYPGSHYVSDRDNLNRAMDAIREELRGRLETFRRENRLVEAQRLEQRTQFDLETIEELGYCNGIENYSRHLDGRSQGQPPATLLDYFPKDFILFVDESHITIPQVGGMYNGDISRKTTLVDFGFRLPSALDNRPLNFDEFLTRVGQSVYVSATPGPWEMERAQGLVVEQIIRPTGLVDPEVEMRPTEGQMDDILAECRKRQARDERVLITTLTKRMAEDLTDYLNDMGVTARYLHSDIDTLERMAIIQALRAGEFQVLVGINLLREGLDLPEVTLVAILDADKEGFLRSTRSLIQTFGRAARNVEGRVLLYADAETQSMRAALEETARRRRRQLEYNEKHGITPKTVRKRLENALADITTRAAVSDGTDLAAVAEDLARYGVEPKGLEKEVRRLEREMRAAAKELEFERAAVLRDKIGMLKERLLQLG, encoded by the coding sequence ATGTCCGAATTCAGACTGGTCAGCGAATTTCGGCCAACAGGCGATCAGCCCCAGGCCATCGAGGCCTTGTGCGGCAACCTGAGCGCCGGGGTGCGTGATCAGGTGCTCCTGGGCGTCACCGGTTCGGGCAAGACCTTCACCATGGCCCAGGTGGTGGCCCGACTGGGCCGCCCGGCCCTGGTCCTGGCCCCGAACAAGACCCTGGCAGCCCAGCTCTACAACGAGTTCAAGACATTTTTCCCGCACAACGCCGTCGAGTATTTCGTCAGCTATTACGACTATTACCAGCCGGAAGCCTATCTTCCGCACACGGACACCTTCATCGAGAAGGACTCCTCGATCAACGACGACATCGACAAGCTGCGCCACGCCGCCACCCACGCCCTGCTCACGCGGCGCGACGTGCTCATCGTGGCCTCGGTGTCCTGCATCTACGGCCTGGGTTCGCCCGAATACTACGCCAAGATGATCATCCCGGTGGAGGAGGGGCAGGCCCTGTCCATGGAGTCCCTGCTCGCGCGGCTGGTGGAGGTGCACTACGAGCGCAACGACTACGACTTTCACCGGGGCACCTTCCGGGTGCGCGGCGACGCCGTGGAGATCATCCCGGCCTATGCCCGGGAGCGTGCCCTGCGCCTGACCTTCTTCGGCGACGAGATCGAATCCATCCTGGAGACCGACCCGCTCACCGGCGCGGTCACGGCTCGGCTGAAGAAGACCGTCATCTACCCCGGCAGCCACTACGTCTCGGACCGGGACAACCTGAACCGGGCCATGGACGCCATCCGCGAGGAACTGCGCGGGCGGCTGGAGACCTTCCGCCGCGAGAATCGGCTGGTGGAGGCCCAACGCCTGGAGCAGCGCACCCAGTTCGACCTGGAGACCATCGAGGAACTGGGCTACTGCAACGGCATCGAGAACTATTCCCGGCACCTGGACGGCCGGTCCCAGGGCCAGCCTCCGGCCACGCTGCTGGACTACTTCCCCAAGGACTTCATCCTTTTCGTGGACGAATCGCACATCACCATCCCCCAGGTGGGCGGCATGTACAACGGCGACATCTCGCGCAAGACCACCTTGGTGGACTTCGGTTTCCGCCTGCCCTCGGCGCTGGACAACCGGCCGCTCAACTTCGACGAGTTCCTGACCCGCGTGGGCCAGTCGGTCTATGTCTCGGCCACGCCCGGCCCCTGGGAGATGGAGCGGGCCCAGGGTTTGGTGGTGGAGCAAATCATCCGGCCCACGGGCCTGGTGGACCCGGAAGTGGAGATGCGCCCCACCGAGGGCCAGATGGACGACATCCTGGCCGAATGCCGCAAACGCCAGGCCCGGGACGAGCGCGTGCTCATCACCACCCTGACCAAACGCATGGCCGAGGATCTCACCGACTACCTCAACGACATGGGCGTGACCGCCCGCTACCTGCATTCGGATATCGACACCCTGGAGCGCATGGCCATCATCCAGGCCCTGCGGGCCGGAGAGTTTCAGGTTCTGGTGGGCATCAACCTCCTGCGCGAAGGGCTGGATCTCCCCGAGGTCACGCTGGTGGCCATCCTGGACGCTGACAAGGAGGGCTTCCTGCGCTCCACCCGTTCCCTGATCCAGACTTTCGGCCGCGCCGCCCGCAACGTGGAGGGCAGGGTTCTGCTCTACGCCGACGCGGAAACGCAATCCATGCGCGCGGCGCTGGAGGAAACCGCACGACGTCGCCGTCGCCAGTTGGAATACAACGAGAAACACGGTATCACGCCGAAGACCGTGCGCAAGCGGCTGGAGAACGCCCTGGCCGACATCACCACCCGCGCGGCGGTGTCCGACGGCACGGACTTGGCCGCCGTGGCCGAGGACTTGGCCCGCTACGGCGTGGAGCCCAAGGGCCTGGAGAAGGAAGTCCGGCGGCTGGAGCGGGAGATGCGCGCGGCGGCCAAGGAGCTGGAGTTCGAGCGCGCGGCGGTGTTGCGGGACAAGATCGGAATGCTCAAGGAACGGCTGCTGCAACTGGGGTAG